Proteins encoded together in one Bombyx mori chromosome 24, ASM3026992v2 window:
- the LOC101739849 gene encoding uncharacterized protein LOC101739849, with amino-acid sequence MALVLRKAVLTKNVSFLKCIKGRALTSAGTKKSTAPLLAAVRSRGRRESRGRSVRSAKTAQTKVLVTPCGGRATRRTGRHYSVSCPSLVTELKKSCRPSDHMGPFGTRAVSCVSIKAPIQCPPHCPLCALGLLQPVTPVVGLKRSYSKPAGTPPTSGPCPFPCGPCGCPSGCGCLPPPSNQPPRCVQYMTGYYYYPYGYWFCGPYHVSGTCYPVGPNGPGPCGPCAPCGPCGPCAPCGPCAPCRPCAPCGPCPCPKCAIPSCVCPGGSAIENTDPRLPAKLNPNIIPANHITPAREGPKLGISKFFPFNTTGAPGLSTPQPADAKKPKPPVISSLVCPYSTQAPGSAEAVSNCTLENKPNAWDAIVNKQSPCSRQASSCAFQRTESTHRKTPIYHKRLRRFATEACPPLDKPRVILRREQRDQPAVLPGAFNYASVPSFKNPYPRAKMSFKPYE; translated from the exons ATGGCTTTAGTTCTGAGGAAGGCTGTTTTGACGAAAAATGTGTCGTTCTTAAAATGCATCAAGGGGCGAGCTTTGACTTCCGCGGGCACCAAGAAAAGCACCGCGCCGTTAT TGGCTGCGGTGAGGAGTCGCGGCCGGCGGGAGAGCCGTGGTCGCTCCGTCAGAAGCGCGAAGACTGCACAAACGAAGGTACTGGTGACTCCGTGCGGCGGACGAGCGACTAGACGAACTGGTCGCCACTACAGCGTGTCGTGTCCCAGCCTTGTTACAGAGCTCAAGAAGAGTTGCCGACCAAGCGATCACATGGGCCCCTTTGGAACTAGAGCTGTTTCTTGCGTTTCCATCAAAGCTCCTATTCAATGCCCCCCTCACTGCCCGTTATGTGCTTTGGGTTTGCTGCAGCCCGTTACACCTGTGGTTGGTCTAAAGAGGTCGTACTCTAAGCCGGCTGGTACGCCCCCGACGAGTGGGCCGTGTCCGTTCCCGTGCGGCCCGTGCGGCTGTCCATCGGGCTGTGGCTGTCTGCCGCCACCCTCGAACCAGCCGCCGCGCTGCGTCCAGTACATGACGGGCTACTATTACTATCCCTATGGGTACTGGTTCTGCGGTCCTTACCACGTCAGCGGCACGTGTTATCCAGTGGGACCGAATGGGCCGGGCCCGTGCGGACCGTGCGCGCCATGCGGCCCGTGCGGACCGTGCGCGCCGTGCGGTCCTTGTGCGCCTTGCAGGCCATGCGCACCGTGCGGCCCGTGCCCGTGCCCGAAATGCGCAATCCCATCTTGCGTATGTCCTGGTGGGAGCGCAATCGAAAATACAGACCCACGACTTCCTGCAAAGCTGAATCCGAACATCATACCGGCGAATCACATTACGCCCGCCCGCGAGGGTCCGAAGTTGGGTATTTCGAAGTTCTTTCCCTTCAACACGACGGGTGCGCCCGGACTGAGCACGCCGCAGCCTGCCGACGCCAAGAAGCCGAAGCCTCCAGTAATCTCATCCCTGGTTTGTCCGTATAGCACGCAAGCCCCGGGCAGCGCCGAGGCTGTGTCGAACTGCACCCTTGAGAACAAACCCAATGCTTGGGATGCCATAGTAAACAAACAGTCGCCGTGCTCGCGGCAAGCGTCGTCTTGTGCCTTTCAGAGGACCGAGAGCACTCACAGAAAGACTCCGATCTACCACAAGCGCTTGAGGCGGTTCGCTACTGAAGCCTGCCCTCCGCTCGACAAGCCGCGTGTCATCTTGAGACGCGAACAAAGAGACCAGCCCGCTGTGCTGCCCGGAGCCTTCAATTACGCCTCAGTGCCCAGTTTCAAGAATCCTTATCCACGAGCAAAAATGAGTTTCAAGCCATATGAATGA